In bacterium, the genomic window TCAAGGCTACTTAAGGCACTTTTAATTGCTATCCCCAGTTCCTTCAATTCACGAACCAGGGCTTTATTATCCATATTTAATTTGTGAGCAATCTCATAAACACGCATTCTTTTCACCATACTTCCTATTGAAAATGTTTGCCACAAAGGGACGAAGATACAAAAAATCCAAAATCAGTTCATTCCCTTAACTATTTCCAGTATCTTCTGTGCTTTAACTTTGCCAAGATTAGAGACAGCAGTTAATTGTTCTATTGTTGCTCTGGCAATATCTTCTATTGTGTTAAATCCAGATTCTTTCAGTTTCTCCTCTAACTTGGGACCAACGCCAGGTAAATCTCTGATATTGCTAATTTTCTTTTCTTCCTTTTTAAACAACTCTTCTTTTGCTTTTTGGCGTAGTTCTCCTTCTCTTTCTTTATCTATCTGGGATTGACTTTTAATATCAATCTTCCAGCCTGTCAATTTAGCGGCTAATCTGACATTCTGACCTTCTTTTCCAATAGCTAAAGAGAGTTGTTCATCCGGAACAATGGCTATGGAAGCCTTTGTTTTCTCCTCGATAATCACTTCATTAACTTTAGCTGGAGAGAGTGAATTTTTAATAAATATTGCCGGGTCTTGAGAATGTCCAACTACATCTATCTTTTCGCCTTTTAACTCTTTAATGACTGCTTGAACACGCATTCCTTTCATTCCAACACAAGAACCAACCGCATCCACTTTAGAATCTGTTGACCCAACGGCAATTTTACTTCGATATCCGGGGTCTCGGGCGACTGAGACTACATTTATAATATGCTCATATATCTCTGGAACTTCCATTTCAAATAGCTTTTTTACCAAATCCGGATATGTTCGAGACAGAATAACCTGTGGCCCTTTATTGCCCATTTTTGTCTCAAGGATATAGCATTTTATTCGGTCGCCGACTCTATATCTTTCTTTTGGTAACTGTTCTCTTGGTGGTAGAATAGCTTCTATTTTGCCCAATTGAACAAAAACATTATATCTTTTTTCGGCGCGTTGAACTATACCGGTAACTACTTCACCTACCCGTGCCTTGAACTCTTCATAAAGCAGGCCTCTTTCCGCTTCTTTGATTCTTTGTGTAATCACCTGTTTAGCCGCTTGAGCGGCTATTCTTCCAAAACCATCAGGTAAAGATTCTTCCGCTATTTTATCACCAATATTAGCCTCTGGATTTATTTTTTTTGCCGCTAACAAAGAGATTTGAGTAAATGGGTTTTTGACCGCCTCAACCACTTCCTTTTTGGCGATGATATAAAATCCTTTTTTATTATCAAATTCAATCTCTATGTTCGTGCTTATGCCAAAGTTTTTTTTATAAGCGGATAGCAGAGCATCTTTCATCGCCTGAATTAATACTTCTTTCTTAATCCCTTTATCTCTTTCAAGTTGGACCAATGCCT contains:
- the nusA gene encoding transcription termination factor NusA produces the protein MKAELQEALVQLERDKGIKKEVLIQAMKDALLSAYKKNFGISTNIEIEFDNKKGFYIIAKKEVVEAVKNPFTQISLLAAKKINPEANIGDKIAEESLPDGFGRIAAQAAKQVITQRIKEAERGLLYEEFKARVGEVVTGIVQRAEKRYNVFVQLGKIEAILPPREQLPKERYRVGDRIKCYILETKMGNKGPQVILSRTYPDLVKKLFEMEVPEIYEHIINVVSVARDPGYRSKIAVGSTDSKVDAVGSCVGMKGMRVQAVIKELKGEKIDVVGHSQDPAIFIKNSLSPAKVNEVIIEEKTKASIAIVPDEQLSLAIGKEGQNVRLAAKLTGWKIDIKSQSQIDKEREGELRQKAKEELFKKEEKKISNIRDLPGVGPKLEEKLKESGFNTIEDIARATIEQLTAVSNLGKVKAQKILEIVKGMN